The Shinella zoogloeoides genome contains the following window.
TGAAGACCCCGCCCTTGGAAAGCCCCTCGACCTTAAGCAGCACATCACCCGGTTTCGGATTCGTGCGGTAACGCGTTTCACTGATTTCGCGTCCCGTCATCCAATGGCTGAACTCGGCCTTGCTGTGCGTGGCGACGTCGAGCTCCGTCACCTTCACGCCATCGCGCATGATGACGGCCCGCCCGCCGATCTGCTTGCACTCGTCAAGCTTGTGCGTGACGAAGAGCACGGCGACGCCACGCTCCTGAAGGCGCGCGACGACCTTGATCAGGTTCTCGACTTCCTGCCGGGTAAGCGAGGTCGTCGGCTCATCCATGATGACGAGCCGCGCATCGGACGCGATGGCGCGCGCGATGGCGACAAGCTGGCGGGTGGCAAGCGGAAGCGTATCCGTGCGACGGGTCAGGAAGCCCCGGTCCGTCGGCAGATGAACCTCCGCGAGCGCCCGGCGCGCCGTAGCGTGCAGCGCCACGAGATCAAGGCGCCGCGCAAGGCGTCCCGAGGACGCCACAAGCTGCTCCGTAAAGGCGACGTTTTCGGCGACGGAGAGATTGGGCAACAGGGAGAGGTCCTGATAGACCGTCTCGATGCCCGCGCCCAGAGCGCCAATGGCGCCGAGATCCCCGGCAACCACGCCGGTCGGCTGGCCGTCTATCAGGACCTCCCCCTCGTCGGCTGTCTGCGCTCCCGAAAGAATCTTGATCAGCGTGCTCTTGCCGCAGCCGTTCTCTCCCATCAGGTGGTAGATCTTGCCGGCTTCGATGATCAGGCTGACCTCCTTGAGGGCGCGTACGCCGCCAAAGGACTTCCTGACGTTCCTGATCTCGAGGAAGGGCGGTTTTTCGGCCGGTGCTGATGGCGTGACGGCATTCATCGAGAAATCCTGAACGGCTTTGACACTGGAAGGCGTGGACAGACGGGCGCGCCGGCACACAGGCCGCCGCGCCCGCAGACGATCTTAGAACGGATAGTTCTTGTAGTTGGACTTATCGGCATCAACCCAGGCCTGGCCCTGGATGATGATGCCCTTGCCGGGGCCCTTGGTGACCGTCATCTTGTTGTAGCCGGCCACGCCGAGATCCATGCCGTCCTTGATTTCCTCGCCCTTCAGAACCAGGTCGGCGACCTTGTTCATGACATAGCCGGCATCCTTCGGATCCCAGAAGAAGATCTGATCGACAGCACCGGTTTCGAGATACGGACCGGTGTCCTTCGGCAGGCCGAGACCGTAGACGCAGGTCTTGTCCTGCAGGCCGGCTTCCTCGACGGCACGGCCGATGCCGATGACGTCGATGGCGGACGAACCCTGGAAGCCCTTGATGTCCGGATACTTGCGCAGGATTTCCTTCGCCTTTTCATAGGCGCGATTGGCGTCGTTGAAGGATTCGTTCTTCTCGGCAACCAGCTCCATGTCCGGGTACTGCTTGGCATTCTCCGCGCCGGCATCGACCCACTGGTTGTGCGTGAGGCTGCCGAGCGAGCCGACGAAGCTCGACCACTTGCCGGATTTGCCCATGCATTCGGCAAGCTTTTCATTGATGCGCGCGCCGAAAGCCTTGTTGTCGAAGGCCTCGATGTCGACGTCGGTGTTCACGAGGCTGTCGCCTTCATGGGTGATGACCTTGATGCCGCGCTGGGAGGCACGGCGCAGAACGCCTTCAAGCGCCGACGGATCCATCGGAACGACGGCGATCGCCGAAACGTTCTTGGCGACCAGGTCCTCGATAATGCGGGTCTGCTGTGCGGCGTCGGCCTTCGCCGGGCCGATCTGGCTGGCATCGACGCCCGCATTGTCCTTGCCATAGGCATCGACGCCCTCGTTCATGCGGATGAACCAGTTTTCACCGGTCACCTTCACCACCGTCACGATGGACGGCTTGTCTTCAGCATGCGCCGCGCCGATTGCCATGAGGCCTGCCAGAACGGTGCCCGCTGCGAGTTTCGAAATCATGCTCATACGTCTCCTCCGTTTAATTGAGCAAATTAACGTCTCCCCTCCCCGTCTCGCCGATAGCAGATGCGGTTGTGGGATTTGGTATCGCGATCGCCCTTGGGAGCGGTCGCCATCGGGAACCGGCTAGCGTCCCGGCTTGAGCCAGATGCCGAGATTGATGCGTGCCGATGCGAGAAGCATGAGCAGCAGCAACCCCCAGGCCAGATCCCGGAAAAAGTTCGAGATGTTCATGAAGTTGAACAGGCTGGAGAGAATTTGCAGGGCGGTCGACGCCAGCAGCACGCAAATGACCTTGCCGTGACCGCCTTCGGGCCTCACGCCGCCGAGAACAGCGATCAGGATGGCGATCAATACATAGGAGCTGCCGTAGTCCCATTTCACCGACGACGTGCGCGCAGCGATAATGATGCCGGCGACCGAAGCCAGCACGCCGCAGATCGTGTAGGTGGCGAGCAGCATGCGCCGCTCATTGATGCCGCCATAGCGCGCCGCTTTCGCATTGCTGCCGAGCAGCATGAGCTGCACGCCGAAACGAGTATAGGCGAGGCTGAAGGCAAGGGCCGCAGCAACGACCAGAAACAGCGCGAAACAAAGCGGGACACCAAAGACTGGCAAATTGCCGAAGTCATCGAGCGGCTCGATATAGCCCATGCCGACGGCCGAGCCGTTGGTGAGATAGATTGCAAGCCCCGTGAACAGAAGCTGCGTACCCAGCGTGGCGATAAGCGGGGTCAGGCGCGCATACGCGATTATCAAGCCATTGAGAAAACCACCGGCAAGCCCGATCACAAGCGCAAGCCCGGCGAAAGTCCAGGAAAAGAGCAGCGGGTCGTCGGCCACCGGCACAAGCGTCTTGGCGACACCGAACGCCACGATCCCGGCAAGATTGGCAAGCGCGATGCCGGAGAGATCGATACCACCGTTTCCGGAGATCATTGCCAGCATTACACCAAGCGCAAGAAGGCCAAGTTCGGGAACCTGCGCCGCCATCGACTGCAGATTATAGCTGTCGAGGAAGCCGCGCCCGGCCAGGATGGCACCCGCAATCAGGGCAAGACCATTGATGGCTGCCAGAAAAAGTGTCTGCCGATCCAGTCGCAAATTCACCATCGATCCTCCTCCATGACCGTCCCGCCCGACTTGCAACACCACCAGGGCGTTCCTCGTGCTTGGGCGGCCACCACGATATGACATTTGTCAGAGACTGTTAGCGCTTGTCAATAGAGCCGACAACACCGCCACCGAATATCCTCCGAGACCATCCAGAAAGGCTGGAAAACAAGCCTTTCCGGAAGAAGGCGCCCCTCATGCCTTTCTCACCACAAAACGTCGACAATTACATATGACAACTCAATTCCATCATATGTCACATTCTAATGTTGACATTTGTCTAACACTTTATGTTATTTGTAAACCTGAAATCAGAAAGTTTCGCCAGGCGCCAACGGAGGACACAGGTCGCCATGTCGATCGAGGACAATCCCACACGGCCGTTTCGGCGCGCTAGCCGCACCACACCATGCCAACCCGTCCGGCGACGCCCGGCGGGCGTCCATCACGGAATTCACCGGTGGCGGGCATGAAAAGAGAATGCGCCGCGCCATCGGGCGCGCGTTCAAGGGTCGCAGATATTCGAGTTTCACTGGCTCGCAAAATTCAAGGAGTTCCCATGCAGCGTTTCATCAACGATCCTGATCTGGTGGTGGAGGATACCGTCAAAGGCTTCGTCAAGGCGCATGCCGACATTGTACGCCTTGCGGAAAACCCGCGCGTCGTCGTCGCCAAGGATGCCCCCTTTGCCGGCAAGGTCGGCGTGGTGACTGGCGGCGGCTCCGGCCATGAACCGGCCTTCATCGGCTACACCGGCAAGAACATGCTGGATGCCGTCGCCATCGGCGAACTCTTCTCCTCTCCGACCGCGAAAAGCTTCCACGACGCCATCCGCGAGGCCAATGGCGGCAAGGGCGTCGTCGTGCTCTATGGCAACTATGCCGGCGACAACATGAACGTGAAGATGGCCACGAAGCTCGCTGCCAAGGACGGGATCGAGGTCGCGACCGTGGTCGCCAATGACGACGTCTGCTCCGCCCCGCCGCAGGAGCGCGAAAAGCGCCGCGGCGTCGCCGGCGAGATCTTCATGTGGAAGATGGGCGGCGCCAAGGCGGCAACCGGCGCAAGCCTCGAAGAAGTCCGCGCCACCGCGCAGAAGGCGATAGACAATTGCCGTTCGATCGGCGTCGGCCTCGGTCCCTGCACGCTGCCGGCCGTCGGCCATCCGAATTTCCAGATCGAGCCGGGAACGATGGAGGTCGGCATCGGCCATCACGGCGAGCCAGGCGTGCGCGTCGAAAAGCTGAAGACGGCCGAAGAGGTCGCCAGGGACATGGTGAAGATCGTGCTCGACGATCACAACCTGCCCGAGGGCGCCGAGGTCGCCGTGCTCGTCTCGGGCCTGGGCGCGACGCCGCTCAACGAACTCTACATCCTCAACGACACGATCGAGAGCGAGATTTCGGCCCGTGGCCTGAAAATCCGCAAGACCTGGATCGGCAACTATTTCACTTCGCTGGAAATGGTCGGCGCCACGTTGACTGTCATGGCGCTCGACGACGAACTGAAGACGCTGCTCGAGGTCGAGACGCGTTGCACGATCATTCTGTAACGGAGGAAGACACATGCAGACTTTCGACAATGCTTCCTCTGGCGCCATCGTGCTGTCGATGGCCGAGCGGATCGTCGAGAACCGCGCCTATCTCAGCGAAATCGACGGCAAGATCGGCGACGGCGACCATGGTGTGAACATGGCGAAGGGTTTCGCCATGGCCGCCGAGCGCCTGAAAGGCAAGAACGCCTCGCTCGCCCAGTCCCTCGACACGCTCGGCACCGTGCTGATGACGGAGATCGGCGGCTCGATGGGGCCGCTCTACGGCGTCATGTTCACGGAATTCGCCGAAACCATCGAAGGCGTCGAGAAGATCGACGCGCCAGCCTACAGCAGGATGCTGCATGCCGGCCTGGCGGGCATCCAATCGATCGGTTCGGCCAAGGTGGGCGACAAGACGCTGCTCGACACGCTCGTTCCCGCTGTGGAGGCCTTCGACACGGCCACGGCGACGGAAAAGCCCTTCGGCGATGCACTGGAAGCCCTCACCGCAGCGGCGGAAACCGGCCGCGACTCGACCATAAATCTCGTGGCGAAAATCGGCCGTGCCAGCCGCCTTGGCGAACGCTCGCTCGGCGTGCTCGATGCGGGGGCCACCTCCTGCGCCATCATCCTCAAGGAATTGTCCGACGGCGCGCGCGCCCGACTTGCCTGAGACGGCGTAAAAGTTCCTCCCAGGATGCGCGGCCTGTCCTTCGTGAGAGGTCGCGCACCGCTTTTTTGCCAAGGCATGTTGCAAACCGGCGGCGTTGCTTTCATGGTCGCCGCCTGATGGAGGACCGGCGAGACCGATGGCATCGAAGACTTCCGCACCGCGCAAGGGCGGCCCTGGCCGGGGCAACGGGCCGGAAGGTATCGACATGATCCCGCTGCGCTACGGCGACGATCCCTATGTCTGGGCCTGCTGGCTCTATTATGAAGACGGCATGACGCAGGGCGAGATCGCCGAGGCGATGGGCGTCTCTCGCGCCACCGTCAACAGCTATCTCGCCGACGCCCGCGAGAAGGGCATCGTCAACGTCTCGATCGAACCCGCCCGCCTCGCCTCGCTCACCATCGCGCAGGAACTCAAGCGCCATTTCGGCCTCGCCGACTGTCTCGTCGTGCCGAACAGCGACGATTCCCGCCCGCTGATCGGTCGCCTGGGGGCCGCCGGCGCACAGGCGCTGTCCAGGATCATCAAGTCCGGCGACACGCTCGCCGTGGCCTGGGGGCGCACGATCCTCTCCGTCGGCGAGCACCTCGAAATGGGCGCGTTACAGGACGTCACCGTCGTGCAGGCAACCGGCGGCACCACCGCGAGCTTCGCCTATACGCCGGAGTTGACAGCCGCCGCCGTCGCCCGGGCGATTTCCGCGCGCTGCGTCAACATCACCGCACCCGCCATCGTCGCCTCCGCCCAGATGCACGACATGCTGCTGGCCGAACCGTTGATCCGCGAACAGTTCGACACGCTCGCCCGCGCCAACCGCATCGTCTTCGGCATCTCGTCGCTGCGCCCCAATTCGACGATCCATACCAGCGGCTTCTTCGAATCCGTGCCGCTGCAGCACTATCTCGCCAAGGGCGCCGCCGGCGTCCTCGCCGGCCGCTTCATCGATGAGCGGGGCCGTCCCGTCGCCGGCCCCCTCGACGACCGCACCATCGGCATCTCGCTCGAAATGCTGCGCGGCATCGGCACGCGCGTCGCCGTGGCCGGCGGCTTCGACAAGGTCCCGGCCCTGCTTGCGGCGCTGCGCGGCGGCTATGCCAATATCCTGGTGACGGATGCGGCGACGGGCGCCGGTATTCTGCGCGCCGATGGCGTCACCAGCCTCGACGGCAAGCCCTCACAGCGCCAGAGAAGTATGCCGGTCGCCAAGAGCTACCGCACCCATGTCAAAAAGTTCCTCAACAACCCCAACGACGTGGTCGAGGAGATGCTGGACGGCCTGATCGCCGCGCACAGGCCCTATCTCCAGCCGATCGGCGCTTCGCGCCGCGCGCTCGTCGCACGCGACGGCCCACGCCCCGGCAAGGTCGGCCTCGTCATCGGCGGCGGCACGGGGCACGAACCCTGCTTCGTCGGCTATGTCGGCAAGGGGCTTGCGGATGCAGTAGCGCTTGGCAACATCTTCTCCTCTCCGCCACCGGACCCGATTGTCAAATGCGCCTTGGCCGCGTCGGGAGGCGCAGGCGTGCTCTTTGTCTACGGCAACTATGCCGGCGACGTGATGAATTTCGAAATGGCCGCCGAGCTGGCCGAGGAACAGGGCATCCCGATCCGCACCGTGCTGACGACGGACGACATCGCCTCCTCACCCGTCGAGGACAAGGAGGGGCGTCGCGGCGTTGCCGGCAATTTCTTCGTCTTCAAGGTGGCAGGCGCGGCCTGCGACATGGGCATGACGCTCGATGAGTGCGAGGCCGTTACGCGCAAGGCGAACGACCGCACCTATACCGTCGGCGTCGCGCTCGAATCCTGCTCCATGCCTCAAACGCGGCGGCATAACTTCGAGATCGGTCCCGACGACATGGAATTCGGCATGGGGATCCATGGCGAGCCCGGCGTGCTACGCGAGCGCGTACGCACCGCCGACGAGATCGTCGACACGGTCATGGACAACATCTTCAAGGAGATGAAGGCCGAGCCCGGCGACAGGGTGGCGGTCTTGGTCAACTCCTTCGGCGCAACGCCGCTGATGGAGCTCTACATCCTCTATCGAAGAGTGGAGCAGCGGCTTGCTGCCAAGAATATCGCAATCGAGGCGAGCTGGGTGGGGCACTACTGCACATCGCTCGATATGGTGGGCGCTTCCATTTCGATTCTGCATCTCGAGCGCCAGTTGACCGAACTGCTGCACCATCCGTGCCGGACGGCAATCCTGACCATCGGTGCGTCTGACGTGAACGGAGCGGCAAAAGGCTGAGGCGGCCGGCGCCAAAGGGGAGAAAGACATGTCGGAAACTGCGGCACGCACTCTCGCCCGGATGTTCGAACGGATGTCCGAGGTGATCGAAGCGGAAAAGGACCATCTTTCCGAACTCGACGGCGCCGTCGGCGACGGAGACCACGGCATTACCATGTCGATCGGCTTCAAGGCAGTGACATCGGCCTTGGCCGGACTCGATCTTGACGAGGCAAGCCTTTCCGACGTGATGTCGACGGCCGCCAGCGGCTTCCTCGACGCGGTCGGCGCCTCCACCGGCCCGCTTTACGCAACGGGCTTCCGCCGTGCAGCGCGGGTGCTTACGGGCCGCGACCGGCTCGACCTTGCCGCCTGCCGCGACATGCTGACCGCAATCGCCGAAGGCATACGCGAGCGCGGCAAGGCGCAACGCGGCGACAAGACCATGCTCGACGTCTGGCTACCGGCCGCCGAGGCCGCAACAGCGGCAGTGGCCCACAATCTTTCGAAGCAGGATTTCTGGAAGGCCGTGGAGACCGCCGCCGAAAATGGCGCTGCGGCGACCGCCACAATGATCGCAACCAAGGGCCGCGCCGCCCGCCTGCGCGAACGCTCGCTCGGCCACCCCGACCCCGGCGCAGCATCCGCGGCTCTGCTGATCAAAACGATCGCAAGCCTTCAGTTCTAACGGAATGCTTCCTGGCCGATGAATCTAGCCTTTCGGCCGCGACCTCTCCCGAAAAAAGATAAATATTTTCAACTAGTTGTAGATATTTCACAGCCAGTCGTTTGAATAAACCAGAGTTGTAAATGCCCTGCTTTCAAGTTTTGAGATAGAAGGCCCTTATGAGCGGGCGTAGTTTCGGCGACGAGTTCAAGCGCGACACGGTGCGTCAAATTCCCGAGCGAGGCTACCCGGTTGCGGAGATGCTCAACGCCTTGATCTGCCACTGATGGCACGCCGGTCATCCACCCGGGGGCGGTTGGCTCTTTGGCAGATGCGGCTCCAATGCAGCCCGGATTTCGTCTGAGCGAAAGAACAGACCGCGCCTGGCTCCCTCCAAAACCCAAGATCCACTCCGAAGCTGAATAGGTATTCCAACCAACCGGAAGTCCCGTTTTCAGTTCAGGCGCTGCTCCGTTTCCGCATCGAAGACATGGATGGCGGAGGGCTGGACGCGAAGGGAAATCTCCTCGCCCGCCTTGATGCCGGCCGCCGCCGGCAGGGCCGCGACGAGGCGCTGGCCGCCGACCGACGCCGTGACGACCAGTTCCGGCCCCGTCAGTTCCGCCACCTCGCAGCGCGCGTCGAGAGGCACACCATCGCCCGACGGGCCGAGCGCTTCGGGGCGGATACCGAGGACGAGCTTCAGCCCCTCGGCCATGGTTTCCAGTCCCGGCACGGCGAGCGCGATGCCGGTTCCCTCGATGACGGCCTTGCCGGCCTCCACGCGCGCCGCCAGAAGGTTCATCGGCGGCGCGCCGACGAAGGTCGCGACATAGAGCGTCGCCGGCCGATTGTAGATGTTTTCCGGCGTGTCGAGCTGCTCGATGCGGCCGCCGCGCATGACGGCGATGCGGGTGGCGAGCGTCATCGCCTCGATCTGGTCGTGCGTGACATAGACGACGGTCGTCCTCGTCATCTGGTGCAGGCGCTTCAACTCGGTGCGCATTTCCATGCGCAGCTTGGCGTCGAGGTTGGACAGCGGCTCGTCGAAGAGGAAGATTTTCGGATTGCGCACCAGCGCCCGGCCGATGGCGACGCGCTGGCGCTGGCCGCCGGAAAGCTGGCCGGGCTTGCGCTCTAACAGGTTCTCGATCTGCAGGAGCTTCGCCGTCTCGCGCACGGCGCGGTCGCGCTCGGCCTTGTCGACCTTGCGCATTTCGAGGCCGAAACCGATGTTCCGGTGGACCGTGAGGTTGGGATAGAGCGCGTAGGACTGGAAGACCATGGCGATATCCCGGTCCTTGGGATGCACGCCGACGATGGAGCGCCCGTCGATGCGGATATCGCCGCTCGTCGGCTCGCCGAGGCCGGCGATGATGTTGAGCAGGGTGGACTTGCCGCAGCCCGACGCGCCGAGCAGCACGAGGAATTCGCCGCTTTCCAGCGCGATGTCGATGCCCTTCAGGGTCTCGACGGCGCCGTAGTTCTTGCGGATGGCTTCGATGGTCAGCGTGCTCATGCCGGGATTTCCTGCGGGATGGGGGCGTAGCGTCTCGGATGGGTGGAGATGGCGAGGGAAGCGACGGCCGTGCCGGCGGCAAGGCTGGCCGCAAGCCCCCTGCCCTCGGCATAGGCGGCGAGGAAGGCGGCGTTGAAGACGTCGCCCGCGCCGATGGTGTCGACGACCGCGACGGATGGAGCCTCGGCCCGGCAAAATGCGCCGTCCGCATCGATGGCGATCGCGCCCTTCGGCCCGCATTTCACGACGACGATGGCCTCTTTGGGCATGTCCTGCCGCAGGAGGCGGCCGGCCTCTTCAGGGTCCGGGACGCCGGCAAGGTTCGTTGTTTCGACCTCGTTGAACAGGGCTATACGGCAGCGCGACAGCCAGCCCTTCGCCGCCGCCCGGTTCTCCTCCGTCCAGCCGTGCAGCGGCCAGCCGGTGTCGAGTGCGACGGCAATGCCGTGCCGTTCCGCCCAGTCGAAGAAGCCGTCATATTCCGCCACCAGCCCATCGGTGAGGAAGGAGCCGCAGAGGAGCGCGATGCCGCCCTGAAGGCGCGGGCCGTCAAGCACGGCGAAGACGTCCTCCAGACTGAAGAGCGGCAGGTGGCCGCGCGTGGTGAAGAAGGTGCGCTCGCCATCGGGATGGGTGATGCCGACGGAAAGGGTCGTGCTGTCGCCATGCACCGGCCAGCGCCGGGCGCGCTCGCCAAAACTTTCGGCAAGCCACGCGCCAAAACGGTCGCTGCCGATGCTGGCGGCGATCTCGAAGGGCGTGCCGAGCGCCATCCAGGCGAGCGCCGCATTGCCGGCGGAACCGCCGACGCGCAATTCGTCATGGTCGACGATGATCTCGGTGCCGGGCTGCGGCCAGGGCGCGGCCGGGCCCATGATCAGGTCGACATTGACGTTTCCGATGACGGCAAGCGGTCTCACTCATTCGCTCCGGGTAATCTTGGTCGAACGCACCGGCGTTCCGGCATCAGGGACGCGGGCGGCGGCGAAGGCGATCATCAGGCGCTGCGCGGTCGGCAGCATGGAGAAGACGGCGGCAAGGCCCGTCGATGGCGGGAAGACGATGGTCGCCGCGCCTTCGACGGGCGGGCGGCCGGAGGCGTCGAAGACGACCAGTTTCGCGCCGGCTTCCACCACGGAGACAGCCATGGCCGTCACGAGGTCGGCCGTCGCATCGTCGCTGCGGAAGAGCACGATGCCCACCTCCGGCGACAGCATCTCCATCGGCCCGTGGCGAAGCTGCCCGCCTTCCAGCGAGAAGCACGGCACGCGCGAAAGCTCCGTAAAGCCGAGCGCTATGGCTTCGGCGAGGCCCTGCAGGCGACGGCCGGACGTCACCACAGAGCGGACAGTCGAAAGCGCGGCGAGCGCCGCCTCGATGGACGGCTCACTGAGGTTTTCCAGCGCGGCAACGGCGGAGGCAACATCCTCGCCCAGCGCGCCGAGGATCGCGAGATGAAGGGCGAAGCTTACCGTCAGGCTGCGCGTTGCGGCAAAGGCCTGTTCGGTGCCGCCGTGGCCGACGAGGCAGGGGGCGGTGCGGGCAAGGAAAGAGCCGCCCTCCAGCGTGAAGCCGAAGGTTTCGGCATTGCCGCCGGTTTCCTCGAACCAGCGCAGGACCTCGGCGCTTTCGCCGGATTGCGAGGTGATGAAGACGGTGCGGCCATCGAGCGAGAGCGGCGCACCGAGCTGTTCGGAGAGCGGCAGGGCGACGGCATCGATGCCGAGGGCGCGGTAGAGCGGCTCGACGGCGCGGCCGACGGCGTGCGAGCCGCCCATGCCGAGGAGGATGAGCCTCCCCGTGCGCTTCAGGCTGGCGGCGGCCCTTGCCGCCATGGCCGCATTGCTGCGGAAGGAGGCCAGTGCATCGGCGTGCTGGCGGGCCATTTCCCGGTCGATGGCCTGAAGCCCGGCCGGGCGTGTCGCGTTCGTTGTCATGGTCATCCTTTCACACCGCCGCTGGTGAGGCCCGAGATCAGGGCCCGTTGCATGAGAAGGCCGACCAGCACCGGCGGCAGCGCGGCAAGCACGCCGGCCGTGGCGATCAGCCCGTAGTCGGAGACGCGTCCGCCCGCGAGATCGGCGATGGCGACGGTGAGCGTGCGCGCGCGCTGGTCGGAGGTGAAGAGCAGCGCATAGAAGAATTCGTCCCAGCCGAGCAGGAAGGCGAAGAGCGCCGAGGTCGCGACGATGGGCATGGCGAGCGGCAGGGTGACGATGCGCAGCGTCGCGAAAAGGCTTGCCCCGTCGATCATCGCGGCCTGCTCGATCTCGCGCGGGATGCCGTCGAAGCCGGACTTCATCAGCCATGTCGTGAAGGGCGCGAGGATGCTCAGATAGACGAGCGCGAGGCCGAAGACGGAATTGAGCAGGCCGAGCGCGGCGAGCAGCATATAGAGCGGCACGGCGAGCGCGACCGGCGGCAGCATGTAGGTGGCGATGACCAGCGACAGCGACCAGCCGACCGAGGGCGTGCGCGACACCGCCCAGCCGGCGGGAATGGCAAGCGCGATGGCCGCGAGCGTCGCCATGCCGGCCACAAGGATGCTGTTGACCAGCGAGGCGACGAAGGTGGCCCCGGCGCTGTTGGGCACCGTCGAGAGCAGCATCGCATAGCGGGAGAAATCCACCGTGCTCGGCCACCAGCGCAGCGGCCGCGCCACGAGGTCGGCGGCCGGCGAGATGCTCATCACGAAGAGCCAGAGGATCGGCGCGAGGATGACGGCGGCGAGCAGGAGCGCGGCGGCGTGTATGAGGATCGAGGCAAGGAGGCTGCGGCGTTCCATCAGGCGGCACTCCCTGCGGCGCGGCGCACCAGCATGCCGTAGCCGATCGCCAGCACCGTCACGATGAGCGTGACGACGAGGGCGAGCGAGGCCCCGGAGCCGGCGCGCTGGAAGGAGAACGCCTCCTGATAGACGAGGATGGAGAGGGTGCGCGTGGAATTGGCCGGCCCGCCGCGCGTCATGACCCAGATGATGTCGAACACCTTGAAGGCCTCGATGGTGCGCAGCACCAGCGCCACCATCAGCGGCCCGGCAAGATAAGGCAGGATGACGAAGCGGAAGCGGGCGAAGGGACCCGCGCCATCGACCAGCGAGGCGGCGGTGATATCGCGCGGCACCGCCTGCAGCGCAGCGAGCGCGATGAGGGCGACGAGCGGAAAATTCTTCC
Protein-coding sequences here:
- a CDS encoding ABC transporter ATP-binding protein, with the translated sequence MSTLTIEAIRKNYGAVETLKGIDIALESGEFLVLLGASGCGKSTLLNIIAGLGEPTSGDIRIDGRSIVGVHPKDRDIAMVFQSYALYPNLTVHRNIGFGLEMRKVDKAERDRAVRETAKLLQIENLLERKPGQLSGGQRQRVAIGRALVRNPKIFLFDEPLSNLDAKLRMEMRTELKRLHQMTRTTVVYVTHDQIEAMTLATRIAVMRGGRIEQLDTPENIYNRPATLYVATFVGAPPMNLLAARVEAGKAVIEGTGIALAVPGLETMAEGLKLVLGIRPEALGPSGDGVPLDARCEVAELTGPELVVTASVGGQRLVAALPAAAGIKAGEEISLRVQPSAIHVFDAETEQRLN
- a CDS encoding PfkB family carbohydrate kinase, which codes for MRPLAVIGNVNVDLIMGPAAPWPQPGTEIIVDHDELRVGGSAGNAALAWMALGTPFEIAASIGSDRFGAWLAESFGERARRWPVHGDSTTLSVGITHPDGERTFFTTRGHLPLFSLEDVFAVLDGPRLQGGIALLCGSFLTDGLVAEYDGFFDWAERHGIAVALDTGWPLHGWTEENRAAAKGWLSRCRIALFNEVETTNLAGVPDPEEAGRLLRQDMPKEAIVVVKCGPKGAIAIDADGAFCRAEAPSVAVVDTIGAGDVFNAAFLAAYAEGRGLAASLAAGTAVASLAISTHPRRYAPIPQEIPA
- a CDS encoding SIS domain-containing protein codes for the protein MTMTTNATRPAGLQAIDREMARQHADALASFRSNAAMAARAAASLKRTGRLILLGMGGSHAVGRAVEPLYRALGIDAVALPLSEQLGAPLSLDGRTVFITSQSGESAEVLRWFEETGGNAETFGFTLEGGSFLARTAPCLVGHGGTEQAFAATRSLTVSFALHLAILGALGEDVASAVAALENLSEPSIEAALAALSTVRSVVTSGRRLQGLAEAIALGFTELSRVPCFSLEGGQLRHGPMEMLSPEVGIVLFRSDDATADLVTAMAVSVVEAGAKLVVFDASGRPPVEGAATIVFPPSTGLAAVFSMLPTAQRLMIAFAAARVPDAGTPVRSTKITRSE
- a CDS encoding carbohydrate ABC transporter permease, with the protein product MERRSLLASILIHAAALLLAAVILAPILWLFVMSISPAADLVARPLRWWPSTVDFSRYAMLLSTVPNSAGATFVASLVNSILVAGMATLAAIALAIPAGWAVSRTPSVGWSLSLVIATYMLPPVALAVPLYMLLAALGLLNSVFGLALVYLSILAPFTTWLMKSGFDGIPREIEQAAMIDGASLFATLRIVTLPLAMPIVATSALFAFLLGWDEFFYALLFTSDQRARTLTVAIADLAGGRVSDYGLIATAGVLAALPPVLVGLLMQRALISGLTSGGVKG